A part of Haliotis asinina isolate JCU_RB_2024 chromosome 10, JCU_Hal_asi_v2, whole genome shotgun sequence genomic DNA contains:
- the LOC137298134 gene encoding uncharacterized protein isoform X1, which yields MDHVRPSLAVIILLILTLDNSRVTHSQHSVNKTFHGSCLPANVTMAAINCKKKSGHLFNLLDLKMAYGLIVLESAIHDLEAIWMNGKTINPCQRTTYGASIKTNICCVAVKSNGSNRFQAANCGDQYHYVCSLNTTFLDGRNRTHLYIPCLNNTPSTDIAIIIAGTCLTTTLVVAMITVWYYCRRIRRPKRYAVRIESAICHRQHLDTDNDEGSRAVDVTALDDFNKEFNPINQEQFEGANGDGYDTLCRILSTENSALNARPDVASAYSHLSGIHNMDGWTTENYYDRTALPMYDRRPVDNLYARTHVPDIEIEN from the exons ATGGATCATGTACGCCCATCCCTCGCTGTGATAATACTACTGATACTGACGTTGGATAATTCTAGAGTGACCCACAGCCAACATTCAG TAAATAAGACATTCCATGGATCCTGCTTACCTGCAAACGTAACCATGGCTGCGATAAACTGCAAGAAGAAAAGTGGACATTTATTCAACCTTTTGGACTTGAAGATGGCCTACGGTCTTATCGTTCTAGAGTCTGCAATACATGACCTGGAGGCAATATGGATGAATGGCAAAACAATCA ATCCTTGTCAAAGAACCACATATGGAGCCAGTATCAAGACAAACATATGTTGTGTGGCTGTTA AATCGAATGGCAGCAACAGATTCCAGGCCGCTAACTGTGGAGACCAGTATCACTATGTTTGCAGcttgaacacaa CTTTCCTGGATGGGCGAAATC GAACACATCTGTACATACCTTGCTTGAACAACACGCCTTCAACTG ACATTGCTATCATCATTGCGGGGACATGCCTGACTACAACGCTTGTCGTGGCTATGATAACTGTCTGGTACTACTGCAGGAG GATCAGGAGACCCAAGCGGTATGCAGTTAGGATCGAGAGTGCGATATGTCACCGGCAACACCTTGATACAGACAACGACGAAGGTTCTAGAGCTGTTGATGTAACCGCCTTAGATGACTTCAACAAGGAATTTAATCCGATCAACCAGGAACAGTTTGAAGGGGCAAATGGCGACGGTTATGACACATTGTGCAGGATATTGTCCACAGAAAACAGCGCACTTAATGCGAGACCTGACGTGGCGTCTGCGTACAGCCATTTGTCTGGGATACATAACATGGATGGTTGGACCACTGAGAACTATTATGACAGAACAGCGTTACCTATGTATGACAGGAGGCCTGTGGATAATTTGTATGCCAGAACACATGTCCCGGACATAGAGATAGAGAATTAA
- the LOC137298134 gene encoding uncharacterized protein isoform X2: MDHVRPSLAVIILLILTLDNSRVTHSQHSVNKTFHGSCLPANVTMAAINCKKKSGHLFNLLDLKMAYGLIVLESAIHDLEAIWMNGKTINPCQRTTYGASIKTNICCVAVKSNGSNRFQAANCGDQYHYVCSLNTRTHLYIPCLNNTPSTDIAIIIAGTCLTTTLVVAMITVWYYCRRIRRPKRYAVRIESAICHRQHLDTDNDEGSRAVDVTALDDFNKEFNPINQEQFEGANGDGYDTLCRILSTENSALNARPDVASAYSHLSGIHNMDGWTTENYYDRTALPMYDRRPVDNLYARTHVPDIEIEN, from the exons ATGGATCATGTACGCCCATCCCTCGCTGTGATAATACTACTGATACTGACGTTGGATAATTCTAGAGTGACCCACAGCCAACATTCAG TAAATAAGACATTCCATGGATCCTGCTTACCTGCAAACGTAACCATGGCTGCGATAAACTGCAAGAAGAAAAGTGGACATTTATTCAACCTTTTGGACTTGAAGATGGCCTACGGTCTTATCGTTCTAGAGTCTGCAATACATGACCTGGAGGCAATATGGATGAATGGCAAAACAATCA ATCCTTGTCAAAGAACCACATATGGAGCCAGTATCAAGACAAACATATGTTGTGTGGCTGTTA AATCGAATGGCAGCAACAGATTCCAGGCCGCTAACTGTGGAGACCAGTATCACTATGTTTGCAGcttgaacacaa GAACACATCTGTACATACCTTGCTTGAACAACACGCCTTCAACTG ACATTGCTATCATCATTGCGGGGACATGCCTGACTACAACGCTTGTCGTGGCTATGATAACTGTCTGGTACTACTGCAGGAG GATCAGGAGACCCAAGCGGTATGCAGTTAGGATCGAGAGTGCGATATGTCACCGGCAACACCTTGATACAGACAACGACGAAGGTTCTAGAGCTGTTGATGTAACCGCCTTAGATGACTTCAACAAGGAATTTAATCCGATCAACCAGGAACAGTTTGAAGGGGCAAATGGCGACGGTTATGACACATTGTGCAGGATATTGTCCACAGAAAACAGCGCACTTAATGCGAGACCTGACGTGGCGTCTGCGTACAGCCATTTGTCTGGGATACATAACATGGATGGTTGGACCACTGAGAACTATTATGACAGAACAGCGTTACCTATGTATGACAGGAGGCCTGTGGATAATTTGTATGCCAGAACACATGTCCCGGACATAGAGATAGAGAATTAA